The sequence TTAGAAACGAAAATGGTATGTCCTAAATTTCAAGAGAAACAGGATTCCATGTTGACATTAATGCAGGGGATTATAGAGCATTTAAGATAAGGAAACTAAAACAAAGGTTCCAATATTTTATGAGGATGTATCAAAACTAAAACAGCAATATTCATTGAAGATAAGATATATAGCACACTACACTATCAACTGCTGCAAGTCCGAGTGAAAACAAGCATAAAACATGAAGATACAGCTTGTTTCAGGAAGAATGGTCCTTTATTACTGAGAGACTCCAAAGAACAAAGCAGCTCTACTGTCTGATTATCAGGAAGAAAAGATCCGCGAACATCATAACCTTTGCTACAAGCAACATGCAATACATAGAAAGGCCctgaaaacaagaaacaaagaatTGTTACTACATAAGTTTTTTTGGATCTATAGttgatttttattactatataaatgaaatgcacaaggatatattttttttgataaataaatcctatcatttttattattctttttcacatttaaattctaataatcTGGGGTTCAATATACAGGCAATTCAATAGTGAGAATCTAAAATACAGCAGTCTGGATACATGAAGATCTCTCTTCACAAAAAGGAATGATACTATGACAAACAAATATAGTTCTACTACAGAAGCTACAGATTAACCTTATCTCTAAGCCAATTTCATGACGAacaatgatatttgtagtcctAGGGTGTGCAAGTCCTGCACAcaccctttaaaaaaaagtaggtaaatctaggacccacataaaaaaaatcatttttttaatagtggaccccactttttttttttttttttttttttttttcaaagggagtgcgCGCGACTTGCATACCctaagactgtatctagcattactctttcatAACCGAGACCAACTAAGTTTATGAAAATTTCAACAAAAGAATTAATTCAATCAAGAAATTCTGAGCCAAAAAATTCATTTGGCAATCACTTTAATTACATCCACTAAGATCCCACAAGTTCCttgaatgctttttttttttttttttttttttttttttttttttatgtcagggaacctctccaaggtagGACCCTTCAAACCCACTCCTGCATAGTAAACCCCGGTCTACAAGTTCCTTGAATGCTAAACTGAACATAGCACGAAAAATTCATTTGGCAATCACTTTAATTACATATTCTGCACTCTGAAAAGCATATCATTGAAATAAATAATCTCAAATCTACCACCTACAATGGTTTTCAAGTATACTCTATATCTCATACTCCAAGCATTAAAAACCAAGCACAACAGTTTCCATGAAAAAAAGTGTAACTTTTACATCCAGGCAAAGCAGGACATCCACCGGCTAAAAGCTGGGAGAGCACATAAAACATGGAGAAGAAAGATCTCGCTGAAAAAGGAGAGAACCAATGTGATATCTCATAGTTTACACTCTTGCATCAACCGGAAGAGATGTGATCATAATAGCTTCTTTCAGTCCAAATAACCATCACATTAGCAGATAAACCACTCTCCAACCAACTTCTCATCAACTAGCCAAACaaaaattgtatcattgatCCTAACCGTACCACTGATAATatacatcatatcagaataaaaCTTACTAATGACTGAAATCCCACTGACTAGAAATTTATCAGAAGAATATTCAAATATAATACGTCATTGGATAGCTTCTAAACACAACAAAACCACACTCTAGGAAGTAATCATATCCATTCTCCTCCACCTTACAACATGAATTCATAAACTTTACATGTAGAAATCAGAAGCAAATGTAGCCAACCAAacaacttaatgattaagagaaaattaaaaaatggcaaacaaataagaacaagaaacccaaaaggaaaaataatatcgATACCTAAAGCCACGCTAACTTGCATCAATTCGATCTATTTGTATTTACACAATATCCCAATTAACAATCTACATAATGAAAAAGAATGCAGCAAGCAAAAGGCCCCAAATTGTGCAACCTCAATCCCAGCAAATATTATTCACATGAATAATGAATTTTACCTCTTGTGGAACCGTACTGTCGGGCCATTCTAAGCCGAAATGGAGGGAATCATTCCGGTCTTCCTGGCGTAATCGAATATGCCACCGGCTTCGATGACGGGGCCGGCGTCCCCAATCGGCTTCAACCTGTACTCCTTGCCGGTCGTGTGATTGATCAGACGGCCCTCAGCGAGCTCAATAGTCAACGTGTCCCCGGTCTTACACTCCTCACAGATTCTCCCCTCGGATTCCAGAGGATACACCTCCCCCGTGGCCACCGAGTTCCTGAAGAAGATGCGGGCGTAGGATTCCGCCACCACAGCCGCGACCCCAGCAGCGCCGAGCGCCACGGGGGCATGCTCACGGGACGAGCCGCAGCCGAAGTTGTAGCCACCGATGACGATGGAGTATTTCGTCTTGGTCTCGTTGGGTTCCACGAAACGAGTGGTATAGGAGTCGGGAAGGCCGATGAGGGCGTAGGAACCGAGTTTTTCGTACTCGTCGGGCTTGGAGGGGACGAGGGTGAGGTACTCGGCGGGGATGATCTGGTCGGTATCGATGTTGTCACCGACGACGTAGCATATGCCATGGAACGTGGTGGAGGTTGAGGATGACTTGTCGTCGGCGGCGGCGGCGGATGCTCGAGGTGCGGCTAAGGAGAATGAGGAACTTTGGGAACGAGCGGTGAGGGGTCTAAAGGGGTGGGATGGGGTTGTGGCGAGGACTTTGAGGAAGTGAGGGGcagtgggagagagagaggatctgGGAGAAACGGTGACTCTGGTTAAGGTAGGGTTTGGGGAGCACGACAGGGAGGCCGCCATATCTATTCTGGTCAAAAGAACCAACAGAGTTACGAACAGTGGGTTAGTGAAGTTTGCGATAGAATAATGTGTCACATGGACCAAACTGGTACTTATGTATTATGTACGGATGTATCACGTCATCATAAGAGATTTGAAactaagatttatttatttttaataatgataaaatagggtattttgtcaaaaaaaaaagttttatcattattttatgaaaataaccATTAAGGCATGTTAAGAAAAAACTGTAAAATAATCTTGTCACTTGCATCgctcatatttttataagtaaaatactaCATATAActacaattttatttacataattatatatattaatacgttgaaaattataacaaatttaaaatctgagattttaaatttaaattaaaaaataaaatactaataaaattggATTGTCAttcagtatatataatattatgtataaaataataCATATGTATAGCACTGCTCTTTTTCTAAACGTCATAAGTATACTTCCAtgtatttgtaaagaaaaattctgCTCAGTAGTCGGTTTGGAAACAACACACTGCACACCAAAGGAAAAAATCAAGTCTAAATGCTAGGTCACAGGTCTCCCTTCGAATGAAAATTCACATGcttttctcacttttttcttctcccttccCTTTCAACTTTCTCTCATTCCTCCCCATtctgctctctccctctctcaactTCAGGCTTCTCTCTCTTTGACGAACATGAGAATTTCCCTTTCATCTATTTCttctttgttctctctttttgaTGAACACGAGATCTGTTCATCGAGATCCCCCTTCGTTGTTTCTCCATTGTGTGTTGCTTCTccttaaagagagagagagtggagagctagagaggagagagagacagagatgtggatggaaaaataagaaaaataatactacatGCAGTCGTGGAATGTGCAAATACCGTATAgccgttttaaaaaagagtgggggtactccattattaaaaaattaaatttttttttatatggatatcgtagttattcacttttttcaaattgattgcgCAGCGCTAACATACTCACGACtgcaattattatttctcaaatgagaatatagaaaaatgggaaaatggaagaaaaaaaatgataagatcAATGTGGTGTATGGGCTGCTATATAGTAgtactcttttaaaaattgatgtAATAATTATTAGTAATCTTAGaagacaaatttatttatataaaaatctaaaaaggttatttattaatgttattcaagaaaaatggGAATGGACTACATTAGTCATGAATAGGGGTGATACACGGTTGGTCCAGACCGGACAAGTCGTTTTGGTTTGGACCGAGACTGAGACCTATCGGTCTTGATCTATGTCttagaggaccgaaaagtttcggttCGGTCTTGGTCCAGAGTTTTCCACCTCGGAttggaccgaatgaaaaataaaaataaaaaatatattatatatattatttatataataattgtacaatttattatgtaattttcatctaacttatcaccattaacaatataaaattttaaatattttactaacacttgttaatattctatcaattaactaatatataatatcaattagctaattatgcaataattatataaattaataatataattttcatctaatttattatcattgaccatataaaatatttttttattgagttagttacataattcacattaataagttacttaattttaatttagttttttaaataatttttttattaatttatttaaaaaataaaaataaaactaaaaaaataattgagctGGATCGAACAGACCGACCCGTCCCTATGGGTGTTCGATCTGGTCTGGTCCAAGAAAATGATGGattgaaaatatttgatttgtcaTCGGACTGGACTGGACCGACTGATTTGCACCCTTAGTCATGAAAAAGTAGCCCACCTAGCGATTAAAAGAATGCACAATGTGGCACAACCAAGGTGTTAGTAACTTGGTACTTCTATGCTTTTTTCTTTGGAATATGTAGTTCTATACTAATTGTCAATTGATAAGGTTACCCCTTATTCTGGATGTCATTTTTAAATATGCCTTttatatgatctatatatatatatatatatatatatatatatatatatatatataaaccactTAAACATGCGATATCAATGAATGTTATAggtaataacaaaaaataattttatttgaagtcaTTTATACCACATATCATCcacgtgatataatttgatttgaaaacataatataaaattttgaatcttataaataaaaatatgacatgtgaatggtgtgtggtgtaaaggcCTTCAAATAGCAaatccaaaaatagaaaaaaacttttagaaaataaaaatacaagattAGTTGTATAAACTAATCCATATCAGCTCTTGTATAAACTTCAAATAGCAAATCCCTATCAGCTCttgtataaattaaaaaaggtgTGTCACTCTTATGAGTGCAGTAAGAGTTTTATATGGAGAATAGTTGAATCATTATTTGGAAGGTAATTGTAAGTATATAAGTGTtctacacgaattatttgaagTAGTGTTGCTCAAATGTGTAATTAGTTTCTATTTCTATATAAAAGAGATTGAATAGTAAATTTGAGAATCCTCAAAGAGTGACTTGAGATGAGGACGTAGGCagttgtttgatttatttattttcatttgatttgataatcatatgaagaaaatatcaaattaagaatcttaatttgatattatctcaAAAAAGACGTAATGCCACACTTTGGACATGACCAAGGATTTTGATAGGGTGGATTGAAGTTATTTGACACATAGTTCTTAGTGGATTTGGGTTCAATCCAGCTGTAATTAGTGTCACTTTTACAGCGCTGCTTTATGGGGCCTAAGTTCTCCATTTGTGTAAATGGTACTCAATCTGATTATTTCTTTTCGAGTAAGGGATTGCGCCAAGGTGGCCCTTTGTAATCCTTCATTTCCATGCTAAGTGAAGAACCATTGAGCAGGGACCTTAGTAAACTTGTATaagatctaattattacaatttaatCAGTTCTGAGGGGTTGCAGTTTTGTGTCTCATAGTTTGTTTGTTGATGATTTATTGATCTTTACCAGTGGTTCTAGAATGAGTTTTGATGCTTTAAAGGCTTCCTTCAATATCATGATCATATGAGCTGATCTTAGGCCAAAGAAGAGAAATCAACATGAGAGTGTATTTCTAGTTCACAAGAAAACTCCTAGCTAGCAGCAAAAGACAGCTAGTGGCTCGAAACACAAGTTTTACTAGTAAAAACCCAAGGCCATTCactaaaagaaatattatgttTTGGGCGGTCTAAAGTCATTGGAATAAGGCCCAAAATCGTTGCAAATTAACTTTTACCACATTTTATTGAGCACAGGGAGACTGCCAGGAAATCAGCTTGACATAAGCATATTTTTTTGCCTTAACGATTCTTCGTAAAAACCCAAGGCCATTCCTATCGATTTCAGCTGCAAAAAAAGCAGCTTACGTATTTGTCGCAAATCCCATGATTCCGATTGGTTTTCTCGCCGCAAGATCAGTGGTGCTACCTGCGGAATTGGTTCTTCGCACAACAGGATTTGTATCAGTGATTTCAAAGCCACCGGGAAAGTTAGCTGTGATTCCTCACATGCCAGAAAAAATCCCACAAGCTTCAGCTTCGAAAAACTCATTTACGGCGTCGAACATATCGCTGAACAAGTACAGTGCAATGCAATAGGTACGAGCGAAAGTAATTTAAATTGCAACGAATTCGTTGGGTTTGTGGGCACGATTTTTCGGCGCAATAGGGATACCTTTTTCGGCGTAATAGAAGCCATAAATAAAATTGTGGCCATTGTGTACAGTGGTGTTTGGCCGTAAAATTGAGGGGCTGCCGAATCAACTACTTTAGGCACTCTCAAATTAATTTGGCAAATATGTAGATATGTAGAAATGTCCCCCTAATCAACATTTAAGGTGATTATTAGTAGCAGAGTGCAGGGTTGGAACAATTACTTTTCAATTTGGCACCATAAACATTCAAGGTTTGACACTTAACAATTTATTGGTCCATATTTCTCACTTCTAGATCTCCATTGGGTTTGCACATAAGGTTTTCACATAATCCCTATCCTGATGAATTTGGTCTATATAATTCTTGTATGTATGACTGCATatgcatatatgtgtgtgtgtgtgtgtgtgtgtgtgtgtaaatatGTCATCATTCTACTAAATTGCATGTATCAAGATTCTACCAATGATACAAAAGAACCTGATTGCATTGAAGACTTGACACAGTACGACATATATAATGAATTAACCATGTCAAACATGTATATAGTAATTGATGTGTCAAAGTCATTCACCTTCATCCACTAATTTAGCACTCCCACAATGCTAAATACTTGCTATTTTAACATGCCAGTAGTACTCAAAATCTCTATATGTACATACTCCACAGAGGAATCTTTAGTTTCTGGGAGTTGTTGGGGTCGTAGCTAGAGCACAACCAAATCAGCATTACCCTTGCAAGGTGAATTGACCCGTTACAATACACAACAATGACATAAAGTCAAACCATAGCATGCATTCATGCATAACCATTTTCTAGAATAAGTTGTTAACATCACAACGAACCCTGCATTGAATGTTCTATCCTGCAGGAGAAGTACTTGCAATGGCCAAACAACTACAAAAATGcttcattttttattcactGCAATTTGTACTTCATATGATCCAATATCCTCACAAGGATATTGGATCCGAACCTTCTTATTGGTTCATATATCATCATGGGATTTATTTCTAGTTCAAATTCATATGTTTTTGCAATTCATATACAACATCCAATTATATACAAGCCTAAAATTTGTTGTTTTCCCAATccatattatttttgaaatttcaagcTAAGATTTTCTTTGTGTCGTATTGATTGTAGGAGCATGAACAAACCTGTGTATGACAGTAGTAAGTTTTTCATTTCGACTATAACATACGATGGGCCAAAAGCTGATCACACCATATCTCTAGTTACTAGAACATTTTTCAGATGAGAAAAAACTTGTTAGTTCAAAAAAaccatttaaacaaaaaatatgaatagcACCCATGGAATTGTTAGTTCAGATGAGAAAAAACTTGTTAGTTCAAAAACTTGTTAGTTCATTCAATGGCCAATTTACCTACCACCCATGGAATGAATAACATGCAATAAAATAACCTTGTTTTGGGAATATTTGGTTTGGTCAATCAGTGTAAGTTATTTACTGAAGATATGAATATTCATTCTTGGTgtgcactatatatatttacattagATTCACAGATGCCATGCTAGTGTTCTTGATCACCTACTACCCTGCATTAATACCTTCTTTTTTCAATCTCACTCAGCATGGTTTTTCATGGATAACCCAGAAACTCTTTTGAATGTTATAGTGCTCTTCCTATTTCAAGCACTCATTCTTCTCCTTGTGCATTAACACGTGGTCCTTATCATCCAATCTGAGATTACTAATAAGGCCTTCAATGATGCTATTAAACCATGCATCCTCTGAAAATCCCACTAACATTATCTTAACTCTTAAGTTTTGACAGTCTACAACAGATTGTCctaaaaatttagaaatcaaTCAAACAGCTTGAATATAAAACAATCGAAGCTCACTTTTATTTTGAGCAAACAATGCTCACTTTGATGCCATTCATGACCAGAAAAACCTCTTTAACATGATAAGGAATGTGAGGCCAAAAATTGCCTAACTGTAACTCTTTTAATTCTTTACAGTTATTTCTGGTGCAACCAAATCATGCCTACCCTCACGCAGTTTACAAAGCATATCAAACATTAACACTAAgcaaaatacacaaattaagtGAAACTATCCCTCccttttacatgtatttttatcatcaactagTATTGAGAGAGCTGTCTGGAAAGGAAAATACAAGGCAATTTCTACAATCTGAATTTATAAAAGATCAAGAAACCAAATTACCTCTTTTTCTTTACCCTCTCCAACAAGAGAAGAATTCCTAGCTGTGCTGAACAAAATATTACTTTCAAGTCATctccccatgacaccttcattAAAAGTGTAGCAAAAGTGtagatcaaaatacaaaatgagtAACTGTTGACATTAGTGTGGATAAGGATTTGTGGATTGAGTCTCTCTTTGAGACTCTAATTCTATATCCAGTTCTAACATTCTAATGTTTACATGTTGCTCGTACTCCCGCATATGGTTCCTCATAGCCGCAAAACCACCTTCAATTTCTTTAATCCGATTTTGATAATACTCTGCATTTTTTCTATTCTGTCGATTTTTCTCAACAAGGAGTTCATACTCCTCATTGGAGACTTCAGGAACTATAGATAATTCGGGCATAATAGAGTGGCCCAACCCTTTAGAATAACCTGACCAATGTCCAAGAACCTCTCTAAATATGGCTGCTGCTGCTTCATTAGTGCGACACTCTGGCTCTTTGGCATTCATCATTTCAACCATCTGATTCTATGGTATGAAGAACTTTCACCATTACCATGTTACAAGCTCTGATAAGCTTAGCTTTTAAGTTTCATACTTATTATGTCCTATCAGCTAACTAGTTCATCCTAAAATAATGCCAGGTTTATATATTCAGCTCACCAATTTTGAATATTACTAAACAATTTACAATATTCAGTCCTTAAATTAAGCATGTAACCCTTATGCTGATACTTTATTGGGCATATAAGGACGATGATTTCTTAACTAAGACTTAGAGATAAAAACACAATATCGCAATACCATACACTAAACAATTCACAATAACACTAGTAGTGCCAACTATTTATGCATAAACAACTTCGTGCTCACATAATTCTCTTCCATGGTTGGTGTGATGAATTTGCCTTTTTTGTTTGACCAATGCGCATCTTTATAAAATCAATCAGATTCTTGTCCTTCTACATATTCATAGATAGGCAAACCAATCAATTTACCACAttccatttcaaataaaatgcaaaCTTTGTCGACAACAAATTTGgatatgaaaagaattttgataCCCTTCTTTCCATTAGTACAACAAATGACGTCCTTCCGCTTGTGTGGTTGACCCTTTGTTTATGCCTATTTTCTCTGTTTTGACTGGACATTTTCTacaataaaacacaaaatcaagTGATCATGCCATCAAATCGAGTCAGCTTTATGCTTTCAGAGAGGTTGTCGAAGACTGTAATTTGAGGGATTTGGGTTTCTCAAGTCCAAAGTTTACGTGGTCAAATAGGAGACATGGGGATCAATGTATTAGTGAAATGATTGATCGGTTCTTGGTCAATTCTGCTTGATGGGATAGTTTTTCGAATGCTAGAGTAACTCATGGGGTGGTAGCCTATTCAGACCATTTACCTATCTAGGTGAATTTGGAGGGGGCCACTTTTTCCTGTGCTGTTAAAAAGTCTTTCAAATTTGAGGCCATGTGGGTTGGTGAGAAAGCTTGTGAAGATATTATCAAAGGCGTTTGGGGAAGGGGTGCTGGTCCAATTACTATGGATGTTGTTTCTGGATTGATTAAAGAATGTGGAGCTCAATTACAGGGGTGGAATAAACAATGCATTGGAAATGTTCAAACTCAGCTTTGTAAAGCACAGAGAACACTACATAGTCTAAGGGAGAGGGGCCCGGACTTGGTTCCTATAGAAGCGATGAATTTTGCAAGAGATGAGGTACAactttggttggagagaaaagaGATCATGTGGAGACAACGTTCAAAGGCATTGTGGCTCAAGGAAGGTGatagtaatactaaatattttcacATGAAGGCATCTCAGCGAAAGAGGAAAAATCAGATTTTAAAGATCCAAGATGATAGTGGCTGTTGGCAGGAGGGCTCTCGGAGGGATGGGGTTATTCTTGACTATTTCCAGACCCTTTTCACTAGTTCTGTTCCATTTGTTGATGCTAGTTCTTTGGCTTTATTGGACCATTGGCTGGGAGAGTCTCAGACGAGATGAACCTGAATCTGATGAAGGAGTTCACAGCAGATGATGTTAAGGTAACATTGAATCAGATGAACCCTACAAAGACCCCTGGACCTGATGGCATGTCtccaatatttttccaaaaatattggcatgtgGTTGGTGACAATATTACTGCAGCAGTACTTGAAGCACTCAATTcaggttttttttcttctaaccTAAATCATACTCATATCACTTTGATTCCTAAGAAGAAGTGTGCTATTAAAATGGGTGACTATTGGCCCATCAGTTTATGTAATGTGGCCTATAAACTTATTGCAAAGGTTGTTTCGAATAGACTTAAATCTGTACTGCCAAGCATAATTAGTGAGagtcaaagtgcttttgttccTGGGTGCCTAATCTCTGATAATGTGTTGATAGCTTATGAGTTGATAAATTTCCTAAAGCataaaaagaatggaaaaaagAGGTTTATGTCCTTAAAATTAGACATGAGCAAGACATATGATCGAGTTAAATGAGGTTTTATAAAGTCGGTTATGAAAGTGATGGGGTTTCATCCAAAGTTTATTGAGCTAATTATATACTGTATTGGATCtgtctctttttttgttttgatcaaTGATGAGCCAAGGGGTCCCATTTTGCCAACTAGAGGGTTAAGACAAGGAGACCCATTATCTCCAACCTATTTTTACTATGTATCGAAGGACTGATTTCTTTATTAAGAATTGCGAGGCTGAGAAATGAAATTTCTGGGTTGAAAAATTGTAGAGGGGCACCAACTATAAATCATCtactctttgcagatgatagtgttGTCTTTTGTCGAGCGGAGTTGGAAGAAAACAGAAGGATACAAGTGTTATTGGAGAGATATGAAGATTTTTCCGGCTAAagaattaataaagaaaaaacagctATTGTGTTTAGTGGTAATGTGAGTGTGGAGAATCAAAATGAGATCAAGAATCTTTGGAGTAATGGTGAAATACagcaatatgaaaaatatttgggactTCCACCTAGTATAGGGAGGTAAAAAAAGAGTGCTTTTCAATCTATTAAACAAGGGGTATGGCAAAAGCTTCAAGCTTGGAAGGAGAAGTTGTTGTCACAAGGTGGTAAGGAGATTTTGTTGAAAGTAGTAGCCCTATCCATACCAACTTATACAATGTGTTGCTTCCTTTTATCGTCTAGTTTTTGTGCTGAGTTAGAAGGTATGATGTCAAGGTTCTGGTGGGgccaaaaaagaaatgagaggaaAG comes from Juglans microcarpa x Juglans regia isolate MS1-56 chromosome 8S, Jm3101_v1.0, whole genome shotgun sequence and encodes:
- the LOC121244473 gene encoding 3-isopropylmalate dehydratase small subunit 1-like → MAASLSCSPNPTLTRVTVSPRSSLSPTAPHFLKVLATTPSHPFRPLTARSQSSSFSLAAPRASAAAADDKSSSTSTTFHGICYVVGDNIDTDQIIPAEYLTLVPSKPDEYEKLGSYALIGLPDSYTTRFVEPNETKTKYSIVIGGYNFGCGSSREHAPVALGAAGVAAVVAESYARIFFRNSVATGEVYPLESEGRICEECKTGDTLTIELAEGRLINHTTGKEYRLKPIGDAGPVIEAGGIFDYARKTGMIPSISA